CATATCTAATGTGTTGACGTTATGGCGTACAAACATGTCTAGCTTTTTTTAAACATGAGGGATCTCTACGTCTCTACATAATGCGCACCTCACAtttattgaattttttttaacattGATGATTGATTCAGTCCTCGACTTCATGCAAATACTTCAACTTGTTTGTGTATTTATTTGAGAATTTGAATGCCGTGATACTTAGACTTATATTTTTTGATTCATTCTTGAACCATTATAGCCCTACAATAATTATACTCGAATTttcaatgtgtgtgtgtgtgtgttgtctATTTTTTGTGGCAGTATGGCGAATTCCATCTAGCAACCTTTGCAAatgtttaaaatatttttcaaatggatgaAATCAAGACTGTTTGTAATATTAGTCCACAACATAGTTGATTTTCAAATATTTTCAAGAAGATTCTTTTTCTATCAAATATTGCAGAAGGTTGTCTAAGAGGTTGTACAAACACAACATAACCACAAACACAACATAACcaagttcagacttcagagtgaTGGTTTTGCGGGAATTGACTGCAATTCACAGCACACTACATACTGTTATTATGTCAGTCATGTCGTCCCTTTTACGGATGGTCATTTTATTTGTTTATTTCACATAGAGTAGGTGAATCTGACATTTTAAAGCCTTTTTAACCGCACTCATTTATCTAGGAACTGAcggtttcttttttttaacatttGAACTACTTGACCTGTAAATACAGAGGCATGATTATCCGTCCATTATTATTTGTTACGCAATACCCATGTGTATTTAATTTATCCTTTTTGATGAAATGCTTTATCAAACTGTAACTTGTGCTGAAATAATGCCAGAGAAAAATTAAACGCTATGTAAATTAGGTAGGTAGGCCTGTCTGTCGGTCGCCTGAACTATTCCATCTGTACTCATGCAGCAAGTCAAGTCGCCGTGGAGCAAGACTTGTCTGCAGTGCAGCCTGCCGGAAGTATCCTCGCAAATCCACTTGACGACCAAACTACCTGTCATCCTGTCACTATTAGTTTCATCCAGCTGAATTATATTCTTGTCGCCGAATTTTCTCTTGTTTCTGCCAGCTTCCCTGCATCATGTGGCTCACAATCTACAAGCCCAAAACGCCAAAAACCTGTGTTCCAGCGTCTCCTGGTTTAAAAACTGGGTAAGAAGTAGAAGACTGTCTTCAACACAATGCCTCTTGCTTAACTAGTCCTCTCATTTTCACTGTGTTTTCCATGCTCTTCAGATCTGCATCGTTCTTGGGGTGCTGCTGATGGTACTGTCACCGATTGGAGGACTTCGGAAGATTATTTTAAAAGCAAAGACATACAAATTCTACCAGTAAATATGACCAACTCAACATAAACCGTATCCCCAGTTTAAGACATTCAACAAACGTTCGAAATGCCTCAAGTTTTGAATGAAACTCCCCTTTTTCGGCATGATCAAACTCACATTAGGCAATGCAATTGGTGCTACATCTGCACCTTACTGAGTTTTTGTTGCACCAAAAGGTATGGGAATGTCATGGATTCAAAATTAAAAGCTTGTTCCAGAAGTTCATGGTGATGGTTAAACAAGAGTTTATTTTTAGTCACCATATACTGTATACATATAGATGCTTTGTTTATGTTCTTGGGCAAAGTTATTTTACTTGTGCTTGTGCATAAGGGAGAATGAGTGGCAGTGGCTTGTATGTCTTGCTTGGTTTTGATTTGGAGTTTGATAAGGTGCTCTGTACTTGTAGCTTTGGAATAGTGGCTACTCTGATAGTGCGTCATGTATCTCTGAAGCTTGCTCTGAGCTCTCTGAAGCTCTCTGATAGTGTTTCCTGTATCTGTGGCTCTGAAATAGTGACTTGAGAAATAATGTTGGGAATCGAGGGACTCGTGGATTGACTTTTACAGACTCATTTTCTTCAGACAGtaaaatctttattttcttGCGTTCTTCAAAGTAAGCTCTTCTTTAACAAATGATCAAATATACTGTAGCATGCTTCTAAATACCAAGAGCGGAGGATCAGGAGTGATTACTTCTTTCTATGAATTTCAcctagttagatttaattattTGCAAAGTAGACCATGAAGGTGAAAAATCAGAGTATAAAGAAAATGATTAAAGCCAACTGCACACCTTACTACACAATTATCTACTTACCATATTCACTTGACAATCCTGCATATTTCTACACTAATGCCAGCAGACAAAAATGGCATCAGGAACTATACATGTCTCCTACGACAGTACCATAACACAACTGGTTAACATCACTTCTAAAGTATCTTGTACCTACATGACAAGCTACATCTCAAAACTCATGTCAAAATAGCAACAGGATCCCAGAGCAATATGTATAGCAGTATCTCATGAGAACTAGTACTCAAAAAGATAAGAGTTATCAATGACGAACAGGCACTGCATAAATTGAAGACAGTGTTTTCCATCTATCAGCCTAACTTTTGTACAGTTTCTGATATTACATTCACAACAGGAAAATGGCTCTAAAACTAACCCTCAAAAATGGCTCCATACATAAGGTGTTCAAGAGCCAAGAACCATCACTCCCTGTGCTTTCCCTTGATCCTTTCCCCTTTTTCATCCTCTTTTATGGCCTCATCATATATCCAATAAAATCACCAAACCATTCCGTGGTTATGGAAAGTAGAGATATTCTCAAACGAAATGATAAGCACGCTCCTTGCAACTGCTCACATGCACCACAATGCGGCTTCCAACACATTTGTGGCTAGCTAAATTTGCCAAAAATTGGCTCCAAAACTTGGGCAGTTACAAAAGTGAATACAGGACCTGGTTTTCATGAGACTCAATCTTTCATCAGGCCACTTTGTATATCAAAGATATCAAAAGAACAGCTATGCAGATTAGTCATGCCACCAGGCCTCCTGTAAAGTATCAAAAATGGTCCAGAAGCATTTAATCTATTTCACCCTCTTCAACATCAACCACAGGTTCATCTGTGAAATCACCctcctcatcatcttcatcattttTCATATATAATCCAAGCTTTTCTAGGGCGTTGCCTCCCAGTGGATACCGGAGAGCGCCTGGTGCATCAGTTGGAATTTCACCAACCGAGTTGGGTATCTGTTCACCCGGAACACTTCCAAGCATTTCAAGATCTTTCAGAAAGAGGCTCCCTTCATTGATGTCGACAGTTTTCTCCATCTGCAAACCAACAGTAGTTACACTTCATATATATGGTAACAGCAGAGTAGGATAATGTAGGTGGTAAACATATATAGCAGATATTACCTCTTGCAAAGCTTTACGAGCTGCTTCTCTCTCAAGCTCCCTTTGCCGCTTAGCTTctgcagcagcctcagcagctgctgctgcttcagcCTTCTTGCGAGCATCCTCTGCAGCTTTAGCCTCAGCTTGCAACCGGGTTCTCTCTGTAATAGAAATGATGTCACACAGCTGCCACGAACTTAAAAGGATTTTATTGCATCTCACCTTCTCTTTGTAATCTCTCAAGCTCCTCCCTCTCACGCCGAAGCTTCTCAGGATCCTTTTTTGTAACCTTGATATTAACAGTCAGGTAAGCTTACAGAGAATAACACCAACCAAGCCCAGACAACAATGCCCTCAACAAACCGTTTTCACATACACACACCTGGTCAAGGGCCTTTTCATGAGCCTTGAGAATCGTATCAGCAAAGCGGCTTCTCAGAAGGGCAGCTCGGATTTGCTTTTCAGGGGAGACCTGCTTCTCAGACACATTTTCCCCTAAAATTTCCATATATAGACCTGTAAGGCAACCCATTTTTCTACCATAGAAGTTTTGGGTATTCACAGGCcatcatgaaaactcatgcttACCCTCACCATCAGCAGTGACAGATATAGGGTCTGTACTTTGCTCTGGTAGATTTAATGTGTTTAGTGAACCTGAAAACAGAATTAGAGAGTGTAAGATACAAGCAGCTATTATGGGGTTGCAAAGTTCAGCAAATGCTATCTACAAGCAGCATTTAGATGTGCAGTATCACTTGTCCTTTCTTTTCCACAAAACAAGCTGATGATATATAGAAGTTTTATAGAAAAATTGCAGTATAACGGTTCAAGGGGAATAAGGGATGATCCCAGCCAAAAAACGTGTCCAATTATTGAATTCTGAAGATCACATGCCATAATTGACCCTATGAAATAAACTCTGGATCTGCCATGCTAACAAATTGCTATTTGGcagattaaaacaaataaaatttgGATGGGCAGTTCAACCTTGGTTTGGATTATTTTAGGTCAAGTGTAGCTCATATCATTATCTAGGTCTAAAGCTATATGGTTTGATCCATCAGCTCAAGCAAAGATAGCAACTGCAAAACATAGCATGTGCCAATAGTCTCATCCAGATGAATATGTGTACAATACTTGTAAAAGGCATGGACTTTgggcttgaatgtcattgcatcATTACTCTGGTTAATTTTGGGTTGGGTTCCATGAGGATACAATAGTAGACAGGAAATATGAGGTCTTGGTTGGCATTCAAAATACTGACAGGCAAATAAAGTGAAACTTCTTACCCTTTTCCTGATCCAAGTTATCCACAGGTAGAACATTTTCCTGTATaccaaaaaaaggagagaacCATTGAGATACGTCTCATTAAACATCCTTTGCATCAACGGAAAGAAATTAGTTTGGTTGTGGCTTATACAATTGCAAAAACATTCAGATAAATAGGTGTGTATAAGAACCTTTAACCCGCTGTTTTGCGGAAGAGCTTTGGCATCTGTATCACTTCCAGATGAGCTACTTGAATCAGAGTCTTGAGAGGTAAAAACAGAAATATCATCAGTGTGTTGGACATGACAACCTAGACAAGCTAAGAACAGAATAAAGAGAAACAGTATGCTGCAGGAGATGTCAACAGTTTCTCCCCATTCTTATTCTACTACCAAATAGTAGGCAAGACTGTAATAGGAAGTATACATCCAAGTTATATGTTTCACATTTTTCAGGCTTGGCTCCAAGACATTCTTTTAAATTGCAGTTGGTTGACCAAATAGAATCTAAACTTTTAGATTTGTAACTTAAATGGAACTACATCATCTAATTATAATATACCCCCATCAAAATCATGCTATTTACAGATAAAATGCCACTTTTCAAAGACGAACACTAAGGAACTGATAATTAATTGTAAAGCTTACAGGAGACTCTTTTAAAAGCacactgtttttttttcaaatgtaTAATTTACTTAAGTTTCAACAAGGTTTCATCTTTCTGAATTACAGCCAAAGGATTTCCCAGAATTGCTATAGTAGCATACACAGTCAGTCCGGAAACGCAAAAGGATAATCTTGATTGATCAGCTACCTTTCTACAAATGATTCATGAGCATGTATCAATTTGAAGCTAGATCCTATTATTCAGTGAAATACTTGGTGAGAACTTTTCTTCATGGAAGTCAGCATAATTGGTCCATTCATAGTACAAAAGGTGCTAAAAACAAGGCCTCTCTATGAAATTACTGCTGTCACGAATGGGTATGCAGGTGAGAAGTAGGATAGACCATCAAAAAGAAGCACACCGGGTTTCTATTATCTTATATCCCTGGACTTAAGGTGAAAAGTGCACAATACTATAAAAGATGCAGACTATACAAGAAATTGAAGCATGATCATTTTGGCTTATTGTTTTACATTCCATCGAACTGGTGAGCATGATATAACTTCCTTATGGAGCAAGTACAATAGATCCTTCACTGAGCTCAACTGCTAACAACACAAACACACAAGCATAATGGTTCTTTTTGTGGGCATGCTAATAAAGTCCAAAAGCTAGCATGGGATTACTACCAGTAACATGTAGCACATACGGAATACTATAGTACGGAACTCCAGAAGTGTCCACAGCCAGTGTGAATTCAATATATCAAAGATCAATCCCTCCCTTTCTCAACTATGATTGCTTAGTTAATGAGCTTTAATGATGAGACCATCAATACGATCACCAATTGCATCGTGCAACATGCAAATAAAACGTGGGCGGAAAGCTAACAGCAATTTGTGACAAAAACACTTTGCTGGTTCCAGTATCCATGGTTttaaaggcgtcgcctaggcgtcgcctaggcgacgcctaggcgtccGGGCGGAAAAAAAGTCtgggcgtccgccgccgccttgccaaAATCAAGGAGAAATAGCCAGGGATGaatggaggaagaggagaagaacAGGAGGGGAGCAGCAGGTCAAGAAGCGGCTGCCTCACCATCTCTTGGCAGCTCGGTCGGCGGTGACTAGTGCAGAGAGGTGCGGACCTCCTtctggtgagcggcggcggcggctggtttggaaggggaccggcggcggcggcggcggtcgattCAGAAGGGGGGAGTGGCAGCAGGGACCCATCCAAGGGCCAGGTAAGAGGGGGAAGAGGCAGATGCTTGGAGGAAGGCGAGAGattggagcggcggcgcagctgctGCGAGAGAGATGCGAGAAAGAGCGACAGGAAGAGCTGCGAgagagagcggcggcgctgctgctgctgctgcgaagAGGGCGCAGAGGGGTTGAGGGTGGTTGCTACCTGGGCCTGGGCTGCCTAAGGAGGGGTAAGATATGGGCCTCTTCGTGGGCTAGGCCAGTCTCCTCCTTTcccttctttcctttttctttttcctctttcttCTATCCTTCCTGCTGTTTCTGGACAGTCATAAGGCGTCGCCTTGCCTCGCCTAGGCGCCGCCTAGACTTCGCCTAGGCGTCCGGAAGGTGGGTGAACGCCGCAACTCGCCTTACCGCCTTAAGAACTATGCCAGTATCATAGTAGTCAGAAAGGGAAATTTAGGATATAACTTGTGAAATTGCATACCACTAGAGGATGATTCTGAGTCACTACTTGAGCTGCTAGATGTACTATGCTTGCTGCTTCTATCTGCTGTTTCAACTTCAAATACCACAGGAGGAAGTGTCGAAACTGGAAGGTCATTCTCCCCAATGTCAACATAATCATCAATGAGCTCATTGCCTGTTGACATGCATATAAAACTTTTTAACTTACATGAACAATCAGTATCATAGATGAGCAAAGGATGAGTAGAAATAGACCTTCTTCGTGACATACTGATGGATTAATGAGCTCATACTGACTTCGGGACTGTTTAACAGAACATAAAACAATCATTTACCAAATTAACCAATGAAATAGCAATCTCTAATACCACAGTACCCACCTCAACCTCATGAAGGTCCTCTTCTGTAAGGTTTTTTGACGGATTAACCCTGTCATAGTCATCAAGTAGCTTCTGTAGTTCAAAAAGCGTATCATCACCAAGGGTATCCATATCAAGCTCTAATTCCTCTTCATCAGCATCGCAATCATCAGCGTGACTCCTTATGAACTCAACAACATGATCTGGAATCAATGCACCGTATGATTGTAACCTTGCACTTAAATCATATTTTTGCTCACTCGTCATTATTCTTTTTCCAGTTGGAACAACAGCCTCTACCAATGGAGCATCTTGTAGCACAGGAGAGGAAACCAAAGGAGAGGTTTTCCTCTTCTTTGGTTGCAAAACTGGATTGTCCACCAAATCTTCTTCACCAAAGATGTCTTGCTTGGGTGCGCTTTTCTTggaggattttttcttgatgggGTCTTCTTTCGCAATGGTATCTTTTTTAGTTGAATTCTTTTTTGCAGGCTCTCTCACAGGAGGTTTCTCATCTGGTTGAGGTGGCTTCTCGTCAGGTCGAGGAAGCTTCTTTTCAATAAGCCTCCATCGAGTTTCAAAGATCTTGCTCAGAGTTTTGGCCATCACATGGACATCATTATTGACTGGATTGTAATTCATAGCATTGCTGAAAGTAAGCCTCACATCTGCAGCAAATTCCAGAGGTGTAGGATACCTGCCTGCATTCATCTTTTTCTGGATCGTACCCAAATCCATGGGCTGCTTGACTATATCAAAATAATCAGGGATGTTCAGCTTTACAATGTCAACTGGGGCAAGAAACGGGTTTGCCCAGACATGGGCCATAAGTGACTTGAGAAGGTTGGCACATTGCTTAAACGATGGTGTGTAGTTAGCCGAGCTGGCAACAGGTGGGGCCACGGCCACTGGTGGCGGCACTCCCCTGTCCACGGCCACTTTTGGCGGCACTCCCCTGTCTGACTGCACTGAATTGCTTCGCTTGAGCTTTTCAACCTTTTTCTTGGGGTGCAAATCACCACCACCTCCGGGCTCCGACACCGCCGCACCATTCATGCTGACCGCAGGCCCTCTTGGGAACAGCCTATTCTGAAGGGCCTTCACCTGCGTAAGCTCGTCCCGGAGCCTCATCTCAAGGTCCTTCCTATTCAGAGCTGTCATCCTAGGCAGCAAGAACACCTCCCGGCGCACATTGAACCCCGAGGCCCCTTCCCCCTCCGCCGAATTCACGCTGGTGCATTTCCTCTTGGGCAGTGCGCAGGAGCTCCCCGAGTCGATCCTCGCCGGGCTCCCGAGCCCCTTTGACTCCCCCACCGTCTCCACCCCATGCCGGTAGTCCGGCACAAAGCCGAGCGGGTGCCCCATGGAGAACCTATGCGTCTTCCCCATCATTGCTGGCACGGAGACACGCAGCGCCACCTCCCCGCGGCACCAATGCGCCTCCTTTGCCGCGGAATTCCACCGCAATTCCGGaaaacctaaccctaaccctcctGAAGCGAGAGGGCTAGCTTATTCCGCGGTCGCCTGGGGAGCAGGAGGCCGACCGCAAGAACCCTCGATTCGAGGGGCGAGCAGCTCGATTGGGCGCTCCCGCGGCGAGGGGGATCGAGCGAACTCAccgggcaccgccgccgccgccgccccccgccgAAACaccagccggcggcgccgccgcgagatCTCGAGGCCTTCCGcaggcaccggcgccggcgccgccgtccgcggcgCGAACCCCTGGGGTCCTTTCCTCCTcctcgagcggcggcgcgcggcgcgggagcggaggcggcgacgggggggaggcgaggaggcggcTGGAGACTAGGGGTTTCTCTCTCctccgcctctctctctctctctcctctcgcgGCTTCTCTCTCTTCGCTGCCTCGCTGTTGCGCCGCTCGGCGAGCCTTTGGGGCTTTTGTCAGGCTCGAATCgcggaggcgggccccgcctgtAAGCGGCGGAGGGGGGGACGTGCCTGTGACTCTTCTGTGGGCCCCCCCCGGGGTGCAGGCCCCGCCGTGCAGGGAGCGCGACGCGGCGGGCGTGACCGGCTGGGACTCGGGCCGGGAGATCGGGGCCGTTGGGTTTTTGGAACGGACGGCGATGGCCGCGGTTGCGTGTCCGAAAGGGCTAGTGCCTCATTCATCATTTGGGAGGAGCACGTGCGGATTCTAACACAACAGTTAGGTTTCAGTTggggaaaaaagaaagatgcaCTAGTTCAAGAGAATCAGCGGCAGATTGGGGATTTATTGGCATCCACTAGTacttttctatatttttctataaactcCAGTTCATTGCCTCTAACTCCATATGGTCGATCCACCACTACAGACGCCATGAGAGAGGGGCATTCTTCCCCACCAGCAGCTGGGGCCGGGCAGGGCAGGGGCAACTGCCCCACTGTGCGGTATTGGGAGCTCCGCCTCTGCTCATATTGTCACATACTTCTTCCCACCATAAATTTAAGTTAACCTATATTTATTAttagcaaaaatattttttttaactgtGAACATCTAAATATTACATAGATTGAAAAAACAAGAATGGTATTGCTAACTTTATTATAAAAATACTTAATAATATATATCTATTTTAGCTTAAGattatatatttttatgaatATTGCTAATCAATGCATTAACAAGCTTATATTTGCGATAGGAGGAAGTAGATAAATCATAGGTTAAACACATGGTAAAGTAAAGGGTGACTTGGATTTTGCCCAATAAATAACACTAGCTAAGAAAATAATTATGGATACTATCCCAAGGCACAAGATCTGTGCTTCTACTTTTTGTAACAATATATTTTTCTTTGAAAAGAATTTGTAACAATATATTCACAAGACATAGCAAAACTATGCTCCTACGAAACTATATTCGAGACACATTCATCGATATTATGTTTTTATGCATGCAAACTCAACGTCTAAACTCTACCTAACATACAACTAGAGCCTAGAATAATGATTAATGTCTTATTAAAACAATCTAAAAAGTATCACTTATTCAGGAGCGGAGACAAATTTTTAGATGAATTTATATTTGGAGCATCACATTATACAGTCTCTGTTTGGCTGGATGTGGTTGAGCGGATCGAATCAACGTCTGACCAAGTCATGAAGGGGCCCATCCCTCTTCCCTGGGACTGGGAGCATCTTGACGGGATCGTGGGGTACGCGTAGCAAATCCTGGTTCCTCACTGTTCCCCTTGCGTGCGCCCGCAGCCACGAGACGAAACCCCCCGCTCCTGCACAACCAACCAGAAGCAAAACGGGGGCAAGTGGAAGTGGGGAAGGAGCCGACGCGGTCGGGGAACGGTGATCCAGCAGCCGGCCCACGGCGAGcgagcccgacccgacccggacCTTCCAGAGCCGGCCGCGAGCCATGgacgccgtcaccgccgccgccccgccgccgccgccgccggcgtcggcggcgggcgcgcccgCGTTCTCCTACCTGGCCGTGTTCTCCAACTGcccgctcgtcgccgccgtgctcgcctTCGCCATCGCGCAGTCCATCAAGGTCTTCACCACCTGGTACGCCCGctcgccctcccctccccgcgcggcccggccggcgcgcgGATCTGAGCTCCACCTGACGggatctgccgccgccgcgcgtgagTGCAGGTACAAGGAGAACCGGTGGGACGCGAAGCAGCTGATCGGGTCCGGCGGGATGCCGTCCTCGCACTCGGCCACCGTcaccgcgctcgccgtcgccgtcgggaTGCAGGAGGGGTTCGCGAGCTCGCtcttcgccaccgccgccgtcttcgcctccgtggttggttctctctgccCCCAAAAAAAGGCGTTGACGAATTTCGATGAGCTGTGGATCTGATATGTTGTTTATGATTTTTACGTTATGATGACTGAGTGTGTAAATGAATGTCCTTTGCACCTTTTGCACTTTAAAGCCTGGacggccctgtttagatcacaaccagtaaaccccgtaaacgcaaaaaaaacgtCAAAttgaatgtttggacacatgcatagagtattaaatgaagtctatttacaaaactttttacatggatgggctgtaaatcgcgagacgaatctaatgtgactatttaatccatgatttgcaacattgatgctacagtaaccatccgcta
The Panicum virgatum strain AP13 chromosome 6N, P.virgatum_v5, whole genome shotgun sequence genome window above contains:
- the LOC120677592 gene encoding transcription factor GTE9-like isoform X2; translated protein: MMGKTHRFSMGHPLGFVPDYRHGVETVGESKGLGSPARIDSGSSCALPKRKCTSVNSAEGEGASGFNVRREVFLLPRMTALNRKDLEMRLRDELTQVKALQNRLFPRGPAVSMNGAAVSEPGGGGDLHPKKKVEKLKRSNSVQSDRGVPPKVAVDRGVPPPVAVAPPVASSANYTPSFKQCANLLKSLMAHVWANPFLAPVDIVKLNIPDYFDIVKQPMDLGTIQKKMNAGRYPTPLEFAADVRLTFSNAMNYNPVNNDVHVMAKTLSKIFETRWRLIEKKLPRPDEKPPQPDEKPPVREPAKKNSTKKDTIAKEDPIKKKSSKKSAPKQDIFGEEDLVDNPVLQPKKRKTSPLVSSPVLQDAPLVEAVVPTGKRIMTSEQKYDLSARLQSYGALIPDHVVEFIRSHADDCDADEEELELDMDTLGDDTLFELQKLLDDYDRVNPSKNLTEEDLHEVESRSQYELINPSVCHEGNELIDDYVDIGENDLPVSTLPPVVFEVETADRSSKHSTSSSSSSDSESSSSDSDSSSSSGSDTDAKALPQNSGLKENVLPVDNLDQEKGSLNTLNLPEQSTDPISVTADGEGENVSEKQVSPEKQIRAALLRSRFADTILKAHEKALDQVTKKDPEKLRREREELERLQREERTRLQAEAKAAEDARKKAEAAAAAEAAAEAKRQRELEREAARKALQEMEKTVDINEGSLFLKDLEMLGSVPGEQIPNSVGEIPTDAPGALRYPLGGNALEKLGLYMKNDEDDEEGDFTDEPVVDVEEGEID
- the LOC120677600 gene encoding uncharacterized membrane protein YuiD-like, with protein sequence MDAVTAAAPPPPPPASAAGAPAFSYLAVFSNCPLVAAVLAFAIAQSIKVFTTWYKENRWDAKQLIGSGGMPSSHSATVTALAVAVGMQEGFASSLFATAAVFASVVMYDAFGVRLHAGKQAEVLNQIVYELPSEHPLAETRPLRELLGHTPLQVFAGGVLGFAVATFTAMIAGLGS
- the LOC120677592 gene encoding transcription factor GTE9-like isoform X1, giving the protein MMGKTHRFSMGHPLGFVPDYRHGVETVGESKGLGSPARIDSGSSCALPKRKCTSVNSAEGEGASGFNVRREVFLLPRMTALNRKDLEMRLRDELTQVKALQNRLFPRGPAVSMNGAAVSEPGGGGDLHPKKKVEKLKRSNSVQSDRGVPPKVAVDRGVPPPVAVAPPVASSANYTPSFKQCANLLKSLMAHVWANPFLAPVDIVKLNIPDYFDIVKQPMDLGTIQKKMNAGRYPTPLEFAADVRLTFSNAMNYNPVNNDVHVMAKTLSKIFETRWRLIEKKLPRPDEKPPQPDEKPPVREPAKKNSTKKDTIAKEDPIKKKSSKKSAPKQDIFGEEDLVDNPVLQPKKRKTSPLVSSPVLQDAPLVEAVVPTGKRIMTSEQKYDLSARLQSYGALIPDHVVEFIRSHADDCDADEEELELDMDTLGDDTLFELQKLLDDYDRVNPSKNLTEEDLHEVESRSQYELINPSVCHEEGNELIDDYVDIGENDLPVSTLPPVVFEVETADRSSKHSTSSSSSSDSESSSSDSDSSSSSGSDTDAKALPQNSGLKENVLPVDNLDQEKGSLNTLNLPEQSTDPISVTADGEGENVSEKQVSPEKQIRAALLRSRFADTILKAHEKALDQVTKKDPEKLRREREELERLQREERTRLQAEAKAAEDARKKAEAAAAAEAAAEAKRQRELEREAARKALQEMEKTVDINEGSLFLKDLEMLGSVPGEQIPNSVGEIPTDAPGALRYPLGGNALEKLGLYMKNDEDDEEGDFTDEPVVDVEEGEID